A window of Tautonia plasticadhaerens contains these coding sequences:
- a CDS encoding Gfo/Idh/MocA family protein — protein sequence MTAGNTRGRIVASMLALACAGLAASPRARGQDDEAKVLRAGLIGLDTSHVVAFTRVLNAEGKSGPLARVRVVAGFPGGSPDIPSSADRVEGFTASLRDDYGVEIVDSIDALLEKVDVVFLESVDGRPHLEQARPVIEAGKPLFIDKPMAGSLADAIAIFDLAEEAGVPCFSSSSLRFQPEVESASRSTIVGAMTYGPCSLEEHHPDLFWYGVHGVEMLYALMGPGCESVARSSTDGTDVVTGTWDDGRIGSYRGIRDGKSGFGAVVFGTDQISPIQVGGNYEPMLEQVCQFFLDGRAPVPPEETIELFAFMEAADESKARGGAPVSIAETIEQARAGISSDRPAVK from the coding sequence ATGACCGCCGGGAACACCAGGGGGAGGATCGTCGCCTCGATGCTGGCCCTCGCCTGCGCCGGGCTGGCCGCCTCGCCCCGGGCGAGGGGACAGGACGACGAGGCGAAGGTCCTGCGGGCCGGGCTCATCGGCCTGGACACCTCGCACGTCGTCGCCTTCACCAGGGTGCTCAACGCCGAGGGCAAGTCCGGACCGCTGGCCCGGGTCCGGGTCGTCGCCGGCTTTCCCGGCGGCAGCCCCGACATCCCCTCCAGCGCCGACCGGGTCGAGGGCTTCACCGCGTCGCTCCGGGACGACTATGGCGTGGAGATCGTCGATTCGATCGACGCGCTCCTGGAGAAGGTCGACGTCGTCTTCCTGGAGAGCGTCGACGGCCGCCCCCACCTGGAGCAGGCCCGGCCGGTGATCGAGGCCGGCAAGCCGCTCTTCATCGACAAGCCGATGGCCGGGTCGCTGGCCGACGCCATCGCCATCTTCGACCTGGCCGAGGAGGCGGGTGTCCCCTGCTTCTCCTCGTCCTCCCTGAGGTTCCAGCCCGAGGTCGAGTCCGCGAGCCGGTCGACCATCGTCGGGGCCATGACCTACGGACCGTGCTCCCTGGAGGAGCACCACCCCGACCTCTTCTGGTACGGCGTCCACGGCGTCGAGATGCTCTACGCCCTGATGGGCCCCGGCTGCGAGTCGGTCGCCCGCTCCTCCACCGACGGCACCGACGTCGTCACCGGCACCTGGGACGACGGCCGGATCGGCTCCTATCGCGGCATCCGGGACGGCAAGTCCGGCTTCGGCGCGGTCGTCTTCGGCACCGATCAGATCTCGCCGATCCAGGTCGGCGGCAACTATGAGCCCATGCTCGAACAGGTCTGCCAATTCTTCCTCGACGGCCGGGCCCCCGTCCCGCCGGAGGAGACGATCGAGCTGTTCGCCTTCATGGAGGCCGCCGACGAGAGCAAGGCACGAGGAGGCGCCCCCGTCTCGATCGCCGAGACGATCGAGCAGGCCCGCGCCGGGATTTCCTCGGACCGGCCGGCCGTGAAATAA
- a CDS encoding diacylglycerol kinase family protein: protein MPSDALLIDLEAEAEGLDHHPSGDRRGATTRRKLAEGARGIKLAIRAESGFFAHGYRGLLIAISAVILDVSPMGWCFLIVSAALVLLAETFRCGVIAVLDAAARPGDPKARAAEEIASGGLLFASITSACLTFTVLGSKLGELLGW from the coding sequence TTGCCCAGCGACGCCCTGCTCATCGACCTGGAGGCCGAGGCCGAGGGCCTCGACCACCACCCGTCCGGCGATCGTCGAGGGGCCACCACCCGGCGCAAGCTGGCCGAGGGGGCCCGTGGCATCAAGCTGGCCATCCGGGCCGAGTCGGGCTTCTTCGCCCACGGCTATCGGGGGCTCTTGATCGCCATCTCGGCGGTGATCCTCGACGTCTCGCCGATGGGATGGTGCTTCCTGATCGTCTCGGCGGCCCTGGTGCTGCTCGCCGAGACGTTCCGCTGCGGCGTCATCGCCGTGCTTGACGCGGCCGCCCGGCCCGGGGACCCGAAGGCCCGGGCCGCCGAGGAGATCGCCTCGGGGGGCTTGCTCTTCGCCTCGATCACCTCGGCGTGCCTGACGTTCACGGTCCTTGGTTCGAAACTCGGCGAGCTGCTCGGCTGGTGA
- the folE gene encoding GTP cyclohydrolase I FolE yields MTEHEDDFPAGAFGEGIDRDPGGTSVEGSRVDLERIRRAVREILVAVGEDPDREGLVETPDRVARMYAEVFRGLHQDPRVHLAKRFTQKYDEMVTVRDITFSSFCEHHLLPFSGKAHVAYLPSGQVVGLSKIPRVIDVLSRRPQVQEKLTEQIADLLMEQLDALGIAVVMEGVHSCMTVRGVQKPGSTYITSAMRGRFRENVATRMEVLSLIHGAGRSM; encoded by the coding sequence ATGACCGAGCATGAGGACGATTTCCCCGCCGGGGCGTTCGGCGAGGGGATCGATCGTGACCCCGGCGGGACTTCGGTCGAGGGATCCCGGGTCGACCTGGAGCGGATCCGGCGGGCCGTCCGCGAGATCCTGGTCGCCGTGGGCGAGGACCCCGATCGCGAGGGCCTGGTGGAGACCCCCGACCGGGTCGCCCGGATGTACGCCGAGGTCTTCCGAGGCCTCCACCAGGATCCCCGCGTCCACCTCGCAAAGCGCTTCACCCAGAAGTACGATGAGATGGTCACGGTCCGCGACATCACCTTCTCGAGCTTCTGCGAGCATCACCTCCTGCCGTTCTCGGGGAAGGCCCATGTGGCCTACCTCCCCTCCGGCCAGGTCGTCGGCCTCTCCAAGATCCCCAGGGTCATCGACGTCCTCTCCCGGAGGCCCCAGGTCCAGGAGAAACTGACCGAGCAGATCGCCGACCTCCTGATGGAACAGCTCGATGCCCTGGGGATCGCGGTCGTGATGGAGGGGGTCCACAGCTGCATGACCGTCCGGGGCGTCCAGAAGCCCGGCAGCACCTACATCACCAGCGCCATGCGTGGCCGCTTCCGCGAGAACGTGGCGACCCGCATGGAGGTCCTGTCGCTGATCCACGGTGCCGGTCGCAGCATGTGA
- a CDS encoding sulfatase family protein, whose product MSHRSQTASLVLTLSALVPAPAARSAEPSRPNIVFIFADDHAYQAVGAYGSTINRTPNIDRIADEGMLFRRCLVTNSICGPSRAAILTGKYSHLNGFYQNGDRFDGAQVTFPKLLQQGGYETAVFGKWHLETDPTGFDAWHILPGQGAYYNPPMIDRGERVTHEGYTTEIITDLSLEWLEEGRDRDKPFLLMCQQKAPHRNWQPGPKHLDAYKDGPIPEPPTLFDDYQGRGTAARTQDMTIRDTLTPNDLKLTIPDNLTDEQLERWQAAYGPENEEFARLGLSGDELVRWKYQRYLKDYLRCIDSVDEGVGRILDYLDEAGLAENTIVVYSSDQGFYLGEHGWFDKRWMYEESLRTPLLVRWPGVVSPGSECSRLVSNLDFAETFLHAAGVDIPDGMQGRSLVPLLKGEEPEGWRESFYYHYYEYPGAHSVHRHYGVRTDRYKLIHYYSLDEWELFDLARDPSELRSCFDDPQYASVRSELEAELARLREDLDVPEDTRPIDVRRPIVGNDN is encoded by the coding sequence ATGTCGCATCGATCGCAAACCGCGTCCCTCGTCCTGACGCTCTCAGCGCTCGTCCCGGCCCCGGCCGCCAGGTCGGCCGAGCCGAGCCGGCCGAACATCGTCTTCATCTTCGCCGACGACCACGCCTACCAGGCCGTCGGCGCCTATGGCTCGACGATCAACCGCACGCCGAACATCGATCGGATCGCCGACGAAGGGATGCTCTTCCGCCGCTGCCTCGTCACCAATTCGATCTGCGGCCCCAGCCGGGCCGCGATCTTGACGGGCAAGTACAGCCACCTCAACGGTTTCTACCAGAACGGCGACCGCTTCGACGGCGCGCAGGTCACCTTCCCGAAGCTGCTGCAGCAGGGCGGGTATGAGACGGCCGTCTTCGGCAAATGGCACCTGGAGACCGACCCCACCGGCTTCGACGCCTGGCACATCCTCCCGGGGCAGGGGGCCTACTACAACCCGCCGATGATCGACCGGGGCGAACGCGTCACGCACGAGGGCTACACGACCGAGATCATCACCGATCTCTCCCTCGAGTGGCTGGAGGAGGGGCGAGACCGGGACAAGCCCTTCCTGCTGATGTGCCAGCAGAAGGCCCCCCATCGCAACTGGCAGCCGGGGCCGAAGCACCTGGACGCCTACAAGGACGGCCCGATCCCCGAGCCCCCCACTCTGTTCGATGACTACCAGGGCCGAGGGACCGCCGCCCGCACCCAGGACATGACCATCCGGGACACGCTCACGCCGAACGACCTGAAGCTGACGATCCCCGACAACCTCACGGACGAGCAGCTCGAACGCTGGCAGGCGGCCTACGGACCCGAGAACGAGGAGTTCGCCCGGCTCGGGCTCTCCGGGGACGAACTCGTCCGCTGGAAGTACCAGCGGTATCTCAAGGACTACCTGCGCTGCATCGACTCGGTGGACGAGGGCGTCGGCCGGATCCTCGACTACCTCGACGAGGCCGGGCTGGCGGAAAACACGATCGTCGTCTACTCGTCGGACCAGGGCTTCTACCTCGGCGAGCACGGCTGGTTCGACAAGCGGTGGATGTACGAGGAGTCCCTCCGGACCCCCTTGCTCGTCCGCTGGCCGGGCGTCGTCTCCCCGGGCTCGGAGTGCTCCCGGCTGGTCTCGAACCTCGACTTCGCCGAGACCTTCCTCCACGCCGCCGGCGTCGACATCCCCGACGGGATGCAGGGGCGTAGCCTCGTCCCGCTGCTGAAGGGGGAGGAGCCCGAGGGCTGGCGGGAGAGCTTCTACTACCACTATTACGAGTACCCTGGCGCCCACAGCGTCCACCGGCACTATGGGGTCCGGACGGATCGCTACAAGCTCATCCACTACTACAGCCTGGACGAGTGGGAGCTGTTCGACCTCGCCCGAGACCCCAGCGAATTACGAAGCTGCTTCGACGACCCCCAGTACGCCTCCGTCCGATCCGAGCTGGAGGCCGAGCTCGCTCGGCTCCGGGAGGATCTGGACGTGCCCGAGGACACCCGTCCCATCGACGTCCGCCGCCCCATCGTCGGCAACGATAATTGA
- the metF gene encoding methylenetetrahydrofolate reductase [NAD(P)H]: MHILDILDRDRTTFSFEFFPPKTAQASEDLFMTISQLQELQPSFVSVTYGAGGTTRDRTHELILRIQGETNLTAVSHLTSVCHTREELSAILDRYAASGVENILALRGDPPRDLDGYDRANDAFQYAEELVRFIASHPRSPHARGFGIGVAGFPEGHPNTPNRLNELDHLKAKVDAGAQYICTQLFFDNRDFYDFRERCELAGIAVPIIAGIMPVTSKTGMVRMADLALGARFPARLIKAIDRCAPDFTAEQVAKVGIHWATEQCRDLLDNHVRGIHFYTLNKSDATRRVFENLGVKDSVALRTA; encoded by the coding sequence ATGCATATCCTCGACATCCTCGACCGCGACCGCACGACCTTCAGCTTCGAGTTCTTCCCCCCCAAGACCGCGCAGGCCTCCGAAGACCTGTTCATGACGATCAGCCAGCTCCAGGAGCTGCAACCCTCGTTCGTCTCCGTCACCTACGGCGCGGGGGGCACCACCCGGGACCGCACCCACGAGCTGATCCTCCGGATCCAGGGCGAGACGAACCTGACCGCCGTCTCGCACCTGACCTCGGTCTGCCACACCCGGGAGGAACTCTCGGCGATCCTCGACCGCTATGCCGCGTCTGGGGTCGAGAACATCCTCGCCCTCCGGGGAGACCCGCCCCGGGACCTCGACGGCTACGACCGTGCGAACGACGCCTTCCAGTACGCCGAGGAGTTGGTCCGCTTCATCGCCTCGCACCCCAGGTCCCCCCACGCTCGGGGCTTCGGCATCGGCGTGGCAGGCTTCCCCGAGGGTCACCCGAACACCCCCAACCGCCTCAACGAGCTGGACCACCTGAAGGCGAAGGTCGACGCCGGGGCACAATACATTTGCACCCAGCTCTTCTTCGATAATCGGGATTTCTACGACTTCCGGGAGCGTTGCGAGCTGGCCGGGATCGCCGTGCCGATCATCGCCGGGATCATGCCCGTCACCTCGAAGACGGGGATGGTCCGCATGGCGGACCTCGCCCTGGGAGCCCGGTTCCCGGCCCGGCTCATCAAGGCCATCGATCGCTGCGCCCCGGACTTCACCGCAGAGCAGGTCGCCAAGGTCGGCATCCACTGGGCCACCGAACAGTGCCGCGACCTGCTCGACAACCACGTGCGGGGTATCCATTTCTACACCTTGAACAAGAGCGACGCGACCCGTCGGGTCTTCGAGAATCTCGGCGTCAAGGATTCCGTCGCCCTTCGCACGGCCTGA
- a CDS encoding sialidase family protein: MMGKPKVLSTGEWCLPASTWRETDRSARLVVSTDRGETWTVRGGCNVPEDIRAFDEHLAAERRDGSLWLLARTMYGIGESVSTDRGRTWGDLRPSGIAHPSDRFFVRRLDSGSLLLVKHGPLAERTGRSHLTAFLSDDDGRTWTGGLVLDERPGVSYPDGDQAPDGSIYIIYDHSRTSDREILLARFNEEDVRRADAVSPDSSPRRVVNAGPDADQ, encoded by the coding sequence ATGATGGGCAAGCCCAAGGTCCTCTCGACCGGGGAATGGTGCCTGCCCGCGTCGACCTGGCGCGAGACCGACCGGAGCGCCCGGCTCGTCGTCTCCACCGATCGGGGCGAGACCTGGACGGTCCGGGGCGGCTGCAACGTCCCGGAGGACATCCGCGCCTTCGACGAGCACCTCGCCGCAGAACGCCGGGACGGCTCGCTCTGGCTCCTGGCCCGCACGATGTACGGGATCGGCGAGAGCGTCTCCACCGACCGGGGCCGGACCTGGGGCGATCTCCGGCCGTCCGGGATCGCCCATCCTTCGGACCGCTTCTTCGTCCGGAGGCTCGACTCCGGCAGCCTTCTGCTGGTGAAGCACGGCCCCCTCGCCGAGCGGACCGGCCGGTCGCACCTGACCGCCTTCCTCTCCGACGACGATGGCCGCACCTGGACCGGGGGCCTGGTGCTGGATGAACGGCCCGGCGTCTCCTACCCCGACGGCGACCAGGCCCCCGACGGCTCCATCTACATCATCTATGACCATTCCCGGACCAGCGATCGGGAGATCCTGCTGGCCCGATTCAACGAGGAGGACGTGAGGCGAGCCGACGCGGTCTCCCCGGATTCGTCACCCCGGAGGGTCGTGAACGCGGGCCCGGACGCCGATCAATAG
- a CDS encoding LON peptidase substrate-binding domain-containing protein produces MDPDLELTGFEGVCRLFPLPDVVLFPHCVLPLHIFEPRYRQMTEDALAGDKLISMVRIRDEADWNMMEDPPIDRVACLGKIFDHQRLADGRYNLLLVGLKRVELVEELPRETLYRSAKVSILEDRYPVRPIDGLRDRLTHLFRELCLREGRVEPEIARLLDTPIPMGVLTDLLGHYLGLPPDFKRDFLAEARVEERANSLVGVLERHLDALRKGAEHGDFPPPFSTN; encoded by the coding sequence ATGGATCCTGACCTGGAGCTGACGGGGTTCGAGGGCGTGTGCCGGCTCTTCCCCCTGCCCGATGTGGTGCTCTTCCCCCACTGCGTCCTGCCGCTGCACATCTTCGAGCCCCGGTACCGCCAGATGACCGAAGATGCCCTGGCGGGCGACAAGTTGATCTCGATGGTGAGGATCAGGGACGAAGCGGACTGGAACATGATGGAAGATCCGCCGATCGACCGGGTTGCGTGCCTGGGAAAGATCTTCGACCATCAACGCCTGGCCGACGGTCGGTATAATCTGCTGCTCGTGGGGCTGAAGCGGGTCGAGCTGGTCGAGGAGTTGCCGAGGGAGACGCTCTACAGGTCGGCGAAGGTCTCGATCCTCGAAGACCGTTATCCCGTGAGGCCGATCGACGGGCTGCGGGATCGGCTGACCCACCTGTTCCGGGAGCTTTGCCTCCGGGAAGGGCGGGTCGAACCGGAGATCGCCCGGCTGCTGGACACCCCGATCCCGATGGGGGTCTTGACCGACCTGCTGGGGCATTACCTGGGGCTCCCCCCCGATTTCAAACGCGACTTCCTGGCCGAGGCCAGGGTCGAGGAGCGGGCGAACTCGTTGGTCGGCGTCCTCGAACGCCACCTCGACGCCCTCCGCAAGGGGGCCGAGCACGGCGATTTCCCCCCCCCCTTCAGCACGAACTGA
- a CDS encoding phenylacetate--CoA ligase family protein, protein MIRFTVRSLLLSRVSRMDRGRVLDIQRRRLRSIVSHARMHSAFYREKYRGIDPDRLDLADLEPTTKSELMADFDRVVTDPAIRRADLERFLDDPGNEGRRFLGKYVASHTSGSQGQPMLIVQPRSLTELMFGFQMTRGNARKPTPTEAARRLLSPARLAIVTLKRGFYPSATVFQSIPAAARPFLKVLWLSQTDPDVVSRLNDFRPTVLTGYAGVLEELALHAEAGRLKLSPGLEQVVNNSEVLTDRARLRIESAFGRHVMNNYATGECTFLSNGCPTDAGAHVNADWAILEVVDAQNRPVPDGTPGSKVLITNLANTTLPFIRYEVGDIVTMAATPCRCGSKFPRVERIDGRTADTFWIEEGGRYRQLISSVFKNAFDYAREVREWQAVQVDRNRFVVRIELLQEASLDGPHLWRALDRQLEMYRYRGVVSVSIEVVDRLGPDPTTGKFRRIVSLVGPPKDLEHRLRVDPPHRAAGSGPATITSRAARRVSNQGP, encoded by the coding sequence ATGATTCGATTCACCGTCCGATCGCTGTTGCTCAGTCGAGTCTCTCGGATGGACCGGGGTCGGGTGCTCGACATCCAGCGGCGGAGGCTTCGTTCGATCGTCTCCCATGCGAGGATGCACTCGGCTTTCTACCGGGAGAAGTACCGGGGGATCGACCCCGACCGCCTCGACCTGGCGGACCTGGAACCGACCACCAAGTCGGAGCTGATGGCCGACTTCGACCGGGTCGTCACCGACCCGGCGATCCGCCGGGCCGACCTGGAGCGATTCCTCGACGACCCGGGCAACGAGGGGAGGCGGTTCCTCGGCAAGTATGTCGCCAGTCACACCTCGGGGAGCCAGGGGCAGCCAATGCTGATCGTCCAGCCCCGCAGCCTGACCGAGCTGATGTTCGGGTTCCAGATGACCCGGGGGAACGCGAGGAAGCCCACGCCGACGGAGGCCGCCCGACGGCTCCTCTCGCCCGCGAGGTTGGCCATCGTGACCCTGAAACGGGGCTTCTACCCGTCCGCCACGGTCTTCCAGTCGATCCCCGCGGCCGCCCGACCTTTCCTGAAGGTGCTCTGGCTCTCCCAGACGGACCCCGACGTCGTCTCTCGCCTGAACGACTTCCGGCCCACCGTGCTGACTGGGTACGCCGGGGTGCTCGAGGAACTGGCCCTCCACGCCGAGGCCGGCCGGCTCAAGCTCTCACCGGGCCTGGAGCAGGTGGTCAACAACAGCGAGGTGCTCACCGACCGGGCCCGGCTCCGCATCGAGTCGGCGTTCGGCCGACACGTCATGAATAACTACGCCACCGGCGAGTGTACCTTCCTCAGCAATGGATGCCCGACCGACGCCGGCGCCCACGTCAACGCCGACTGGGCCATCCTGGAGGTCGTCGACGCCCAGAACCGGCCCGTCCCGGACGGCACTCCCGGCTCGAAGGTCCTCATCACGAACCTGGCCAACACGACCCTGCCGTTCATCAGGTACGAGGTCGGCGACATCGTGACGATGGCCGCCACTCCCTGCCGGTGCGGGAGCAAGTTCCCCCGCGTCGAGCGGATCGACGGCCGGACGGCGGATACCTTCTGGATCGAGGAGGGCGGGCGGTATCGCCAGCTCATCTCCAGCGTCTTCAAGAACGCCTTCGACTACGCCCGAGAGGTCCGGGAGTGGCAGGCCGTCCAGGTCGATCGGAATCGGTTCGTCGTCCGGATCGAGCTGTTGCAGGAGGCCTCGCTCGACGGGCCCCACCTGTGGCGGGCGCTGGACCGGCAACTGGAGATGTACCGCTATCGGGGGGTCGTCTCGGTCTCGATCGAGGTCGTCGATCGTCTCGGGCCGGACCCGACGACCGGCAAGTTCAGGAGGATCGTCAGCCTGGTGGGACCCCCGAAGGACCTGGAGCATCGACTCCGGGTCGACCCGCCGCATCGCGCGGCGGGATCGGGCCCCGCGACGATCACCAGCCGAGCAGCTCGCCGAGTTTCGAACCAAGGACCGTGA
- a CDS encoding FAD-binding and (Fe-S)-binding domain-containing protein yields the protein MDETRARIIDDLRGILAGDLSFEPIRRSPYARDGSLFEVDPLGVVAPRTHEDLAALVRYAGTERIPIHARGAGTNPFGTAIGRGLVVDFGIHLRRILAIGESSVTVQPGAVLDEVNARLAPLGRRIWPDPSGSWSRTIGGMIGVGARGPRSIQYGPISESLERARVVFSNGEAGVLAPGAIPGDEPAKPDEPFDRALLRRLATLVNWHSPRMGRGSGATDEVDPLVAIRGDGRLLPHRALDGSLGALALMTEVTLRTGPVPSGQRVVIFPFSRLSEAASAIPDCLLEGPSRCELVDWRALRLAREHDPFWSNSVPARAEAALIVEFLGDDPAVPASRARSLVHRLSRNPSRLNPVIEMGRGSDCDRALGLRTKVEPRLMTMKGRARPTALVPALEAPPEAWARLIVRLQNVFKSHDVNWTLHGCVGSGEIRVRPFLDLGHPSDRDRLGPLADAIVESAIAEGGRPHRESGRGIVSPRLLGPEGGTPAASSPLKFLFDPIGGLNPGVLGNDRLDAVPRSIRAPAPPSPPGLPDPLPVIEPRLRWGELGPAERAMDCNGCGGCRSFDPALRICPSFRASRREDQSPRAMAGLIRDLANGRLDRSTWGGESIRRIADHCVHCRLCESECPSGVDVSSMMLEVKAAYAEQHGLSPSEWFMSRIETWARLAVRVPGVYNRLIASRSARVMLERLIGLSKDRSLPRAGRSPFVRLAEKVGLSEPAGDRPGPRVVYFLDFVANYFDQAVAEGVVAVLRHCGVQVYVPKLQRGSGMPALVAGDLDSAREVALANLRILGSAVREGHTVVCSEPTAALMLRSEYLKLTDDLDAELVAANTMDVGHYLQGLRSRGLLPRPQLPIHARVGYHLPCHLRALGVGIPAVDLLRQVPELEVEHIDRGCSGMAGTYGMSRGHFRPSLRAGRGLRNRLRDPDIEIASAECSACRMQMEQGNRKRSYHPISLLAMSYGLLPGQLRSLREPRDRRFALG from the coding sequence GTGGACGAGACCAGGGCACGGATTATCGACGACCTCCGGGGGATCCTCGCGGGCGACCTCTCCTTCGAGCCGATCCGGCGCTCCCCGTACGCGAGGGACGGCAGCCTCTTCGAGGTCGACCCGCTCGGCGTGGTCGCCCCCAGGACCCACGAGGACCTGGCCGCCCTGGTCCGCTATGCCGGCACCGAGCGCATCCCGATCCACGCCAGAGGGGCCGGCACCAACCCGTTCGGCACCGCCATCGGCCGGGGGCTGGTCGTCGACTTCGGGATCCACCTGCGGCGGATCCTCGCCATCGGCGAGTCGAGCGTCACCGTGCAGCCGGGCGCCGTGCTCGACGAGGTCAACGCCCGGCTCGCCCCGCTGGGTCGTCGGATCTGGCCGGACCCGTCGGGTTCTTGGAGTCGGACCATCGGCGGGATGATCGGCGTCGGTGCCCGGGGGCCGAGGTCGATCCAGTACGGGCCGATCTCCGAGTCCCTGGAGCGGGCCCGTGTCGTCTTTTCCAACGGGGAGGCCGGGGTGCTGGCCCCCGGGGCGATTCCCGGGGACGAACCGGCGAAGCCCGACGAGCCCTTCGATCGCGCCCTGCTCCGCCGCCTCGCGACGCTGGTCAACTGGCACTCCCCCCGGATGGGACGGGGATCGGGTGCCACCGACGAGGTCGACCCGCTCGTGGCGATCCGGGGGGACGGACGGCTGCTGCCGCATCGGGCCCTCGACGGCTCGCTCGGGGCCTTGGCGTTGATGACCGAGGTCACCCTGCGGACCGGGCCGGTCCCGTCGGGCCAGCGCGTCGTGATCTTCCCCTTCTCCCGGCTCTCGGAGGCGGCCTCGGCCATCCCGGACTGCCTGCTCGAAGGCCCCTCCCGCTGCGAATTGGTCGACTGGAGGGCCCTCCGCCTGGCCCGGGAGCACGACCCATTTTGGTCGAACTCGGTCCCCGCACGGGCCGAGGCGGCCCTGATCGTCGAATTCCTTGGTGACGATCCCGCAGTCCCGGCCAGCCGGGCCCGGTCGCTGGTCCATCGGCTCTCGCGGAACCCGTCCCGGCTCAACCCGGTGATCGAGATGGGCCGGGGCTCGGATTGCGACCGGGCCCTCGGCCTGAGGACGAAGGTGGAACCCCGGCTGATGACCATGAAGGGGCGGGCCCGCCCGACGGCCCTGGTGCCCGCCCTGGAGGCACCCCCCGAGGCGTGGGCGCGGCTGATCGTCCGGCTGCAAAACGTGTTCAAGTCCCACGACGTGAACTGGACGCTTCACGGCTGCGTCGGCTCGGGGGAGATCCGGGTCCGCCCCTTCCTCGACCTCGGACACCCGAGTGACCGGGACCGACTCGGCCCCCTGGCCGATGCCATCGTCGAGTCCGCCATCGCCGAGGGGGGGAGGCCACACCGGGAGAGCGGGAGGGGGATCGTCTCCCCCCGGCTGCTTGGCCCCGAGGGGGGGACCCCGGCCGCATCCAGCCCGCTGAAGTTCCTGTTCGACCCGATCGGCGGCCTCAATCCCGGCGTCCTCGGCAACGATCGGCTCGACGCCGTCCCCCGGTCGATCCGGGCCCCCGCCCCGCCCTCGCCCCCCGGGCTCCCCGATCCCCTCCCCGTCATCGAGCCCCGACTGCGCTGGGGGGAACTCGGGCCGGCCGAGCGGGCGATGGACTGCAACGGGTGCGGAGGCTGCCGGTCCTTCGACCCGGCCCTGAGGATCTGCCCCAGCTTCCGGGCCTCCCGGCGAGAGGACCAGTCTCCCCGGGCGATGGCGGGCCTGATCCGGGACCTCGCCAACGGCCGGCTCGACCGATCGACCTGGGGCGGCGAATCCATCCGGAGGATCGCCGACCACTGCGTCCACTGCCGACTCTGCGAGTCGGAATGCCCCTCGGGGGTCGACGTCTCCTCGATGATGTTGGAGGTCAAGGCCGCGTACGCCGAGCAGCACGGGCTGAGCCCCTCCGAGTGGTTCATGTCCCGGATCGAGACCTGGGCACGCCTGGCGGTGCGGGTGCCTGGCGTATACAACCGGCTCATCGCGTCCCGCTCGGCCCGGGTGATGCTCGAACGCCTGATCGGCCTCTCCAAGGACCGCAGCCTGCCCCGGGCCGGGCGATCGCCGTTCGTCCGCCTCGCGGAGAAGGTCGGCCTCTCCGAGCCCGCCGGCGACCGCCCCGGCCCCCGGGTCGTCTACTTCCTCGACTTCGTGGCCAACTATTTCGACCAGGCGGTGGCGGAGGGGGTCGTCGCCGTGCTCCGCCACTGCGGGGTGCAGGTCTACGTGCCGAAGCTGCAGCGCGGCAGCGGGATGCCCGCGCTGGTCGCCGGGGACCTGGACTCGGCCCGGGAAGTGGCGCTGGCGAACCTCCGGATCCTCGGGAGCGCCGTCCGGGAGGGGCACACGGTCGTCTGCTCCGAGCCGACCGCGGCATTGATGCTTCGATCCGAATACCTGAAACTGACCGACGACCTCGATGCCGAGCTCGTCGCCGCCAACACGATGGACGTGGGCCACTACCTGCAGGGGCTCCGATCTCGGGGCCTGTTGCCCCGGCCGCAATTGCCGATCCACGCCCGGGTCGGCTACCACCTTCCCTGCCACCTCAGGGCCCTGGGCGTGGGGATCCCGGCGGTCGACCTGCTCCGCCAGGTGCCCGAGCTGGAGGTCGAGCACATCGACCGGGGCTGTTCGGGCATGGCCGGCACGTACGGGATGTCCCGGGGCCACTTCCGCCCGTCGCTCCGGGCGGGCCGGGGGCTCCGGAACCGCCTCCGGGATCCGGACATCGAGATCGCCAGCGCCGAGTGCTCCGCCTGCCGGATGCAGATGGAGCAGGGCAACCGCAAGCGTTCCTATCACCCCATCAGCCTCCTCGCCATGAGCTACGGCCTGCTCCCCGGCCAGCTCCGATCGCTCCGGGAGCCCCGGGACCGCCGGTTCGCGCTCGGGTGA